DNA sequence from the Methanococcus maripaludis genome:
GAAATCGATTCTGAAGTTGACAACATCCCTCAAGCAAGGTACTTTAAACAGTCATTTTATGGAGTTCCTGTCAGAATGGCGATTTTAAAGCTTTTATTTGAAGATTCAATAAAATAATTAAATTATTATTCTTATTTAACCTATTTTAAAATGCAGTTAATTTTTTATACTATCATATCAATCACATATTATACTCGCATACTCTCTCAAAAAACTTATTATATAAGGAAAAACTTCGATTTTTTTTTAAAAATAAACACAAATAAGGTGTAAACATGGCAATTTGGCAAGGAGCAAGCAGAAGACTCTCAACAGGAGCTAAAGTTTGGAGAGCTGCAAAAAAACATAAAAGAGAAATGGGAAGACCTGCAGCAGAAACACAAGTTTCAGAAGTAATCAAAAGAAAAATTGTAAGATGCAGAGGCGCAAACTTAAAAGTTAAGTTGGAAAAAACAAACTATGCAAACGTCTTTGATCAAGCAAACAAAGTTTGTAAAAAAGTTGCAGTAACAAATGTTATCGACAACAAAGCAAACAAACACTACATCAGAAGAAATGTTATGACAAAAGGCGCAATCATCGAAACAGAAATGGGTAAAGCAAAAGTTACCTCAAGACCTGGACAAGATGGTGTTGTAAACGCTGTTTTATTAACAGAATAATTCTCTTTTTTTATTTTAAAAAAAATTAAAATTTTAATTTTCAAATTTATTTTTGTTTTACTTTAGCTCTTTTAATCATCGAAAATTTTTTTCCACCGCATTCGCAGGTTAAATCTTCGATTCTTTTTACATTATTTCCCACTTCATGGATTTTTTTACAATTCATGCATTGGTAGTATCTTAAAGTTGGTTTTAATTCTCCAGTGTATATTTTTTCAGAATTAACTTCTATTTTTTTCAAATTTTTACCAACAAGTCTTGCCAAAAATGTAGTGTTTCCAATAATTTCGGTTCCTTCATAGAAATTAAATCCAGGAATCAATTCGTAAATTAAAAAGTTCATATTGTTGATTGATTTTTGAAGTTCAATGTATTCTTCTACAGGCTTGTGAGAGAATGCAAGATACAATATTCCGTTATCTCCGAGTGCTTCGATGCCCCTTGACATGAAAAGCACTGCGCCGTTTAGTGTATATGGTGGATCGGTAAATATTGTATCAAATTTATTTACAAATTCACTTGGAAGTTCATTTTTAAAGTCCCATTTTACAGTTCTAATGTTTAAATTCTCTTTTTTAGAAACTTCTGAAATTAATTTCAAAAGTCTATCATCAATATCTAAAACAACAACTTCACTGCAAAGCCCTGTCATCGCAGTTGGAATTGATGCAAGGTCATCGTCACCTACAAATAAAACTCTTTTTCCTTCCAAATCTCCCCTATCCGCCATTATTGCAGCTCTTGCAGTGGCGGTTTCAGGCGTTGCAAAAGACTGGTCAATCATTGTGTTTACTTGCGGTCTTAATTTAGCGTAAGTTTTGTGCTTTTTCAATATCTTTTCAAATTTTTCATCAAACACGATATTTCGCCCACTGCATACTGGACATTTCATGTCAGATTTAAGCTTAAGTCCAAGTTCATTTTCAACAAAATCAATACCTTTTTTTGAAAGCACAGCTCCTTTATCATCTCTTTTTAAGAGCGATTCTCTTTCAAGAATTGATCTAACTTTAGATACAATTGGGAGGGGCAGTTTTACATACTGACCAATCTTTTTTGTTGAAATTGGCTGATTTCTATATATGCATCTTAAAATATCTTCAACAGCTCTTTCCCCTTCTGAAACTTTCACGTTTTTTGCAATACGCTTCAAAAATGATTTTTTAGCGTCAATTTTTAAGTTTTCCGTTTTTTTACCCATGCTTCCGATAATCTTCATGAATCCACCAGTTTATATTACAATAAAATAATAGTATCTTATTATTAAAAATAACATATTAAAAAATAACACATAAAACCGTATATTCAAATTAATAAATTAATATTCCCAAAATAAAAACGTGCCAAGGGGGTGATTCGAACACCCGACAACTGGATCTTCAGTCCAGCGTTCTCCCAGGCTGAACTACCTTGGCAATTTCCAGTTAAATCCACAATTAAGCATATCTTTTATGATATAAATACTTTACTACGAAAGGTTTATATATCAGAATGTTGATTGTTATTGTGCGGTCAAGTAGTATGACAGCGAGCCTCCTTAGCTCAGTAGGTAGCAGCGACGGACTGTTAATCCGTAGGTCGCAGGTTCGAGCCCTGCAGGAGGCGCCATTTTTTCTAACAAATTATTCACTCTCAAGACCGGGTACGGGCCCGTAGCTCAGGCTGGTTAGAGTGCTCGGCTCATAACCGAGTGGTCATGGGTTCAAATCCCATCGGGCCCATATATTTGAAACAAGCTCCAGTGGTGTAGTCCGGCCAATCATCCGGCCCTTTCGAGGCCGGGACTCGGGTTCAAATCCCGGCTGGAGCATTTTATTTTAAGTGCAGGGGTTGTCGAGCCTGGCCAAAGATGCAGGACTTAGAATCCTGTCCAGTAGTGGTTCCAGGGTTCAAATCCCTGCCCCTGCATTATAGTAATATTAAAAAACGATATTGTGGCCGTGGTAGGGTAGTGGCTATCCTGAGGGACTGTGGATCCCTCGACCCGGGTTCGATTCCCGGTCTCGGCCCCATTTTTTATTTTAGGAAAATATATTTGTTAATTTAAATATATAATTGATTATACAAATTTTTAAACAATGATTTACTATCCGTATTAACCACAATTTATAAAAAACGGTGAATTTATGAAAATAATCGGGATACTCGGCATTCAGGGCGACATTGAAGAACACGAAGATGCAGTTAAAAAAATAAACTGCATCCCTAAACGGATAAGAACGGTAGATGATTTAGAAGGAATAGACGCATTAATAATTCCCGGCGGAGAAAGTACCACAATTGGAAAATTGATGGTAAGTTATGGATTTATCGATAAAATTAGAAATTTAAAAATCCCGATACTTGGAACTTGTGCAGGAATGGTTCTTTTATCTAAAGGAACTGGAAAAGAGCAGCCATTACTTGAAATGTTGAATGTGACGATAAAAAGAAATGCATACGGTAGTCAAAAAGATAGTTTTGAAAAAGAAATAGATTTAGGCGGAAAAAAAATAAATGCAGTATTTATTCGAGCACCCCAAGTTGGGGAGATTCTCTCAAAAGACGTTGAAATCATTTCAAAAGACGATGAAAATATTGTAGGAATAAAAGAAGGAAACATAATGGCAATATCATTTCACCCGGAACTTTCAGATGACGGGGTTATTGCATATGAATACTTTTTGAAAAATATTGTAGAAAAAAAATAAATTAATAATTCATATTCATTTTTCTTTTTTTAATGAGTTCTGCTATTTCTGAACTTACATAAGGATTTGAACTCGTTTCAAAGGTTTTTAATTCATCAAATAAATAATCAGGTATTTTATCGATTCCTTTTATTTTAAAGAATTTTATCAGGAAGAGTTTAGAATCGTCATTTGATGTTTTAAGATACTCAATAATTTGTTTGCTGACCTTTTCAAGCATTTCAAGGTTATCCTCAAAGTTGCATGAGTAAATTACTTCAAGAGCTTTTTTAAAGATTATCCATTTTTTATCGTCACTTATTAATTCTAAAACTTTTTTAGAAATTTCAGGATGCTCTGTGCATTTAACATTTAATTTTACCATGCTGGCAAGCGTTTCTAACGCTTCAACCTGTATTTGCGGTTCATTTTCATCGAGAAGTTTTGAAATAAGTGGTAAGTATTCTTCAAAATTTTCAGCATTTAAAACTGATTCTTCAAACCAAGAAGTTTTTTTAGTTATTATCACTTTTAAACATTCAAGTCCCTTATACGCTAATAACGGGTATTTCTCATTGAAAATTATTTTGAAAATGTTATTAAGTACTGATTTTTTGTATTTTCCAAGTTCGTACATTAAATTAGTATCACCGGATTTTAAATTGGCTTTAAAAATATCCAGTAAAATTATCGTAATAATTAGTGAATTTCTTTCAGAGTTAAGGATGCTAAATTTCATAAAATCAAAGAATTCAAGATCCACGTAGTTTAGTGTTTTATAATCATGTGTTAACAGGTATTTTAGTGAAAAATAAATCTCTTGCCAGGTTTGATTTTTGATATCGACAACTTCTGACTCAAAGTTATTTTCCAAGATATAATTTTCAAGCTCCTGTTTTTCTTCAAATATTTTTTTAGATTCTTCTG
Encoded proteins:
- a CDS encoding 30S ribosomal protein S8e → MAIWQGASRRLSTGAKVWRAAKKHKREMGRPAAETQVSEVIKRKIVRCRGANLKVKLEKTNYANVFDQANKVCKKVAVTNVIDNKANKHYIRRNVMTKGAIIETEMGKAKVTSRPGQDGVVNAVLLTE
- the pdxT gene encoding pyridoxal 5'-phosphate synthase glutaminase subunit PdxT, with protein sequence MKIIGILGIQGDIEEHEDAVKKINCIPKRIRTVDDLEGIDALIIPGGESTTIGKLMVSYGFIDKIRNLKIPILGTCAGMVLLSKGTGKEQPLLEMLNVTIKRNAYGSQKDSFEKEIDLGGKKINAVFIRAPQVGEILSKDVEIISKDDENIVGIKEGNIMAISFHPELSDDGVIAYEYFLKNIVEKK
- a CDS encoding bis-aminopropyl spermidine synthase family protein, which translates into the protein MKIIGSMGKKTENLKIDAKKSFLKRIAKNVKVSEGERAVEDILRCIYRNQPISTKKIGQYVKLPLPIVSKVRSILERESLLKRDDKGAVLSKKGIDFVENELGLKLKSDMKCPVCSGRNIVFDEKFEKILKKHKTYAKLRPQVNTMIDQSFATPETATARAAIMADRGDLEGKRVLFVGDDDLASIPTAMTGLCSEVVVLDIDDRLLKLISEVSKKENLNIRTVKWDFKNELPSEFVNKFDTIFTDPPYTLNGAVLFMSRGIEALGDNGILYLAFSHKPVEEYIELQKSINNMNFLIYELIPGFNFYEGTEIIGNTTFLARLVGKNLKKIEVNSEKIYTGELKPTLRYYQCMNCKKIHEVGNNVKRIEDLTCECGGKKFSMIKRAKVKQK